A genomic stretch from Streptococcus oralis includes:
- a CDS encoding lysozyme family protein, which produces MFKFIRRVLVLAVFLFAGYKAYHIHQDVKQVMTYQPMVREILSERDTPANEELVLAMIYTETKGKERDVMQSSESASGATNTIKDDASSIRQGVQTLTDNLYLAQSKGVDVWTAVQAYNFGPAYIDFIAQNGKENTLALAKRYSRETVAPILGNTTGKTYTYINPISIFHGAELYENGGNYYYSRQVRFNLYIMKFFNFF; this is translated from the coding sequence ATGTTTAAATTTATAAGAAGAGTGCTTGTGCTAGCAGTCTTCCTTTTCGCAGGATACAAAGCTTATCATATCCATCAGGATGTTAAACAAGTCATGACCTACCAACCCATGGTGCGAGAAATCTTGAGCGAAAGAGATACTCCAGCCAATGAAGAGTTGGTGCTCGCCATGATTTATACGGAAACGAAGGGAAAAGAGCGGGATGTCATGCAGTCTAGTGAGTCTGCTAGTGGCGCTACCAATACCATCAAAGACGATGCCTCTAGTATTCGCCAAGGGGTTCAGACACTAACAGATAATCTCTATTTGGCACAGAGCAAAGGAGTAGATGTCTGGACCGCTGTTCAAGCCTATAATTTTGGACCTGCCTATATCGACTTTATCGCTCAGAATGGCAAGGAAAATACTCTGGCCCTAGCCAAGCGTTACTCCCGAGAAACGGTCGCTCCAATCCTTGGTAATACTACAGGGAAGACCTATACCTATATCAACCCTATTTCTATCTTTCACGGAGCCGAACTCTATGAAAATGGTGGAAATTATTACTACTCGAGACAGGTTCGCTTTAATCTCTATATCATGAAATTCTTTAATTTCTTCTAA
- the rlmD gene encoding 23S rRNA (uracil(1939)-C(5))-methyltransferase RlmD, translating to MLKKNDIVEVEIVDLTHEGAGVAKVEGLVFFVENALPTEKILMRVLKVNKKIGFGKVEEYLVQSPHRNQDLDLAYLRSGIADLGHLAYPEQLKFKTKQVKDSLYKIAGIRDVEVAETLGMEHPVKYRNKAQVPVRRVNGILETGFFRKNSHDLMPLEDFFIQDPVIDQVIVALRDLLRRFDLKPYEETEQSGLIRNLVVRRGHYSGQIMVILVTTRPKVFRVEQLIEQVIKQFPEIVSVMQNINDQNTNAIFGKEWRTLYGQDYITDQMLGNDFQIAGPAFYQVNTQMAEKLYQTAIDFAELKEDDVVIDAYSGIGTIGLSVAKHVKEVYGVEVIPEAVENSQKNASLNKITNAHYVCDTAENAMKNWLKEGIQPTAILVDPPRKGLTESFIKASDQTGADRIAYISCNVATMARDIKLYQELGYELKKVQPVDLFPQTHHVECVSLLEKHS from the coding sequence ATGTTAAAGAAAAATGATATTGTAGAAGTTGAAATTGTTGATTTGACCCATGAAGGGGCAGGAGTTGCCAAGGTAGAAGGCTTGGTCTTTTTTGTAGAGAATGCTCTTCCGACTGAGAAAATTCTTATGCGTGTCCTTAAAGTCAATAAAAAAATTGGCTTTGGGAAAGTTGAAGAATACCTTGTTCAATCACCTCATCGTAACCAAGATTTAGATTTGGCTTACCTGCGTTCAGGAATTGCTGACTTGGGGCATCTTGCCTACCCAGAACAGCTCAAGTTTAAAACCAAGCAAGTCAAAGACAGTCTCTACAAAATTGCTGGCATTAGAGATGTAGAGGTCGCTGAAACGCTGGGTATGGAACATCCAGTCAAGTACCGAAATAAGGCACAGGTGCCCGTTCGTCGAGTGAATGGTATCTTGGAAACTGGCTTTTTCCGTAAGAATTCGCACGACCTCATGCCCCTTGAAGATTTCTTCATTCAGGACCCTGTCATTGACCAAGTTATTGTGGCTTTACGAGATTTGCTTCGTCGTTTTGATTTAAAACCTTATGAAGAAACGGAACAGTCTGGCTTGATTCGGAACCTTGTTGTGCGTCGCGGGCATTATTCAGGACAAATCATGGTTATCTTAGTGACTACACGTCCCAAAGTTTTCCGAGTAGAACAATTGATTGAACAAGTCATCAAGCAGTTCCCAGAGATTGTCTCTGTCATGCAAAATATCAACGACCAGAATACCAATGCGATTTTTGGGAAAGAATGGCGCACACTTTATGGTCAAGATTACATTACGGACCAGATGTTGGGAAATGACTTCCAAATCGCTGGACCAGCCTTTTACCAGGTCAATACTCAAATGGCGGAGAAACTCTATCAAACGGCCATTGACTTTGCAGAGTTAAAAGAAGATGATGTGGTGATCGATGCCTACTCAGGGATTGGAACGATTGGACTGTCCGTTGCGAAGCATGTCAAGGAAGTTTATGGTGTTGAAGTGATTCCAGAAGCAGTAGAGAATAGCCAGAAAAATGCTTCTTTGAACAAGATTACTAATGCTCACTATGTTTGTGATACAGCTGAAAATGCAATGAAGAATTGGCTCAAGGAAGGTATTCAACCAACTGCCATTCTTGTTGATCCTCCACGTAAGGGATTGACCGAGAGCTTTATCAAAGCAAGCGATCAAACAGGAGCAGACCGCATCGCTTATATTTCATGTAATGTGGCAACCATGGCGCGTGATATCAAGCTCTACCAAGAGTTGGGATATGAATTGAAGAAAGTCCAGCCGGTGGATCTTTTTCCGCAGACGCATCACGTCGAGTGTGTAAGTTTGCTAGAGAAACATAGTTAA
- a CDS encoding GNAT family N-acetyltransferase produces the protein MLRDLQETDVHAICEINQEALGYSFSSEDTASQLARLSQDSHHFLLGYEDEVSHVLLGYVHAEVYESLYSKAGFNILGLAVSPQAQGQGIGKNLLQGLDQEAKRRGYGFIRLNSADHRLGAHAFYEKVGYTCDKVQKRFIRIF, from the coding sequence ATGCTAAGAGATTTGCAAGAAACAGATGTGCATGCTATATGTGAGATTAACCAAGAGGCTTTGGGCTACTCTTTTAGTTCAGAGGACACAGCTAGTCAACTAGCTAGACTGTCTCAGGATTCTCATCATTTCCTACTTGGTTATGAGGATGAAGTCAGCCATGTCCTACTTGGATATGTCCATGCTGAAGTTTATGAATCCCTCTATTCCAAAGCAGGATTTAATATCTTAGGCTTAGCGGTTTCACCTCAAGCACAAGGGCAAGGTATCGGTAAAAACTTACTGCAAGGGTTGGATCAAGAAGCAAAAAGACGGGGTTATGGGTTTATCCGCTTAAACTCTGCTGATCATCGTCTGGGAGCTCATGCATTTTATGAAAAAGTTGGTTATACTTGTGATAAAGTGCAGAAACGGTTTATTCGCATCTTTTAG
- a CDS encoding alpha/beta hydrolase, which produces MKFHEFGDKNLPPILLIHGGGSSWWNYLRQARILSKEYRIILPNLNGHGEEYQLDYASTEDSALEILDYIKANCGGKLFAIGGVSLGGQIAMELLSLDSEIADKAIIDGSLCIPQPRLAKINIFLVSLFGKLMFNKFSCKLQLSMMNKLYPKLAYPEEIKAYYLEDLPRTPIKTLVTIYKTYMGRYKLKDTISASKAQVLYIYGEKELNCVKESAKLFHQLHSNTILYEAKGYNHGYLSAYLPYEWIDLVVPFLKSDSFEMCNESDMP; this is translated from the coding sequence ATGAAATTCCATGAATTTGGTGATAAGAATTTGCCTCCTATTTTACTGATACATGGTGGTGGCAGTTCTTGGTGGAATTATCTTCGTCAAGCACGAATCTTGTCAAAAGAATACCGTATTATTCTACCCAATTTGAATGGCCACGGCGAGGAATATCAACTTGATTATGCTTCTACTGAAGATTCTGCTTTGGAGATTCTAGACTATATCAAAGCAAACTGTGGTGGGAAATTGTTTGCAATCGGTGGTGTTTCACTTGGTGGTCAAATTGCCATGGAGCTTTTGTCTTTAGACAGTGAAATTGCAGATAAGGCCATCATAGATGGAAGCCTCTGTATTCCTCAACCAAGGTTAGCTAAAATCAACATCTTTCTAGTGTCTCTATTTGGTAAACTGATGTTCAATAAATTCTCTTGCAAACTTCAATTAAGCATGATGAACAAACTCTATCCTAAACTAGCTTATCCAGAGGAAATAAAAGCTTATTATCTAGAGGATCTACCAAGGACACCTATCAAAACATTGGTGACCATTTACAAAACATATATGGGACGTTACAAGCTGAAGGACACGATTTCTGCTAGCAAGGCTCAGGTTCTGTATATCTATGGTGAAAAAGAATTGAACTGTGTGAAAGAATCAGCGAAATTATTTCATCAGCTACATTCAAATACAATTTTGTATGAAGCAAAGGGCTATAACCACGGCTATTTATCAGCTTACCTGCCTTATGAGTGGATTGATTTGGTGGTGCCATTTTTAAAGAGTGATTCATTTGAAATGTGTAACGAATCTGATATGCCATAA
- a CDS encoding ABC-2 transporter permease, whose product MTALILKDIATLKKTLLLTIALCIALIVYGVYENEIFMIPLICTMIPLILTAIAFGYDTKSKFEQFAFSMPIKKSSFVLSKLFFAFVFGLVGSVCLFVQLVIKKEMLIDSIIFISLITLVASILISAIQLPFILKYGAEKGRLIMVITYFTVFALSSFFKAKSDLLSNVVEFFLKNSRLMILIGMFFVSIVIIGIAIKISILIMEKKEY is encoded by the coding sequence ATGACTGCATTGATATTAAAAGATATAGCTACTTTAAAGAAAACACTACTATTAACAATTGCTCTCTGTATTGCCCTCATTGTGTATGGTGTGTATGAAAATGAAATTTTTATGATACCGCTTATTTGTACAATGATACCGTTAATTTTAACTGCAATCGCTTTTGGTTATGATACGAAATCGAAATTTGAACAATTTGCCTTTTCAATGCCGATTAAAAAGAGTAGCTTTGTATTAAGTAAATTGTTTTTTGCGTTTGTTTTTGGATTAGTAGGTTCAGTTTGTTTATTTGTTCAATTGGTAATAAAAAAAGAGATGTTAATAGACAGCATCATATTTATCTCACTAATTACATTAGTTGCAAGTATTTTGATATCAGCTATTCAACTTCCGTTTATCCTTAAGTACGGTGCTGAAAAAGGTAGGCTAATCATGGTTATAACATACTTTACAGTATTTGCTCTGTCTAGTTTTTTTAAAGCAAAATCAGATTTACTGTCTAATGTTGTAGAGTTTTTCTTAAAGAATTCGAGATTAATGATTTTAATTGGAATGTTTTTTGTCAGTATTGTTATCATAGGAATTGCTATAAAAATATCTATTTTAATTATGGAGAAAAAAGAATACTAG
- the prmC gene encoding peptide chain release factor N(5)-glutamine methyltransferase, whose amino-acid sequence MKLAQLFSDFEVELIRQGEEAESLSFVYRSLKNLSFTDFVFTLQQEVTEEEEVFVKGIFQQLATHKPAQYIIGQADFFGMQLKVDERVLIPRPETEELVELILTENPEESLNILDIGTGSGAIALALAKNRPDWSVTAADISQAALELASENAKNQNLNIFFKKSDCFAEISEKYDIIVSNPPYISREDESEVGLNVLHSEPHLALFADEDGLAIYRRIAEDAKDYLTDGGKIYLEIGYKQGQSVPALFRKHLPEKRVRTLKDQFGQDRMVVVDDGQD is encoded by the coding sequence ATGAAATTAGCTCAATTATTTTCAGATTTTGAAGTAGAGTTGATAAGACAAGGAGAGGAAGCTGAAAGCCTCTCTTTTGTCTATCGTAGCCTGAAAAATCTCTCTTTTACGGACTTTGTTTTTACCCTTCAACAGGAAGTAACGGAAGAGGAAGAAGTTTTTGTTAAAGGAATTTTCCAGCAGTTAGCAACTCACAAACCAGCTCAGTATATCATCGGACAGGCAGATTTCTTTGGAATGCAGTTAAAAGTGGATGAGCGAGTTTTGATTCCTCGTCCAGAAACAGAAGAGTTGGTGGAACTTATCCTCACAGAAAATCCTGAGGAAAGTCTTAATATTCTAGATATCGGGACTGGAAGTGGTGCCATAGCTCTTGCATTAGCAAAAAACAGACCAGATTGGTCAGTAACAGCAGCAGATATTTCCCAAGCCGCCTTAGAGCTTGCATCAGAGAATGCTAAAAATCAAAATCTTAATATATTTTTTAAAAAATCTGATTGTTTTGCAGAAATTTCTGAAAAATATGATATAATTGTATCCAATCCACCCTATATCTCTCGTGAAGATGAGTCAGAGGTTGGTTTGAATGTTTTGCATTCAGAACCTCATCTAGCTCTCTTTGCAGATGAGGATGGCCTAGCTATTTACCGCAGAATTGCGGAAGATGCAAAAGACTATCTCACAGATGGTGGTAAGATTTACCTTGAAATTGGATACAAGCAAGGTCAAAGTGTTCCTGCGCTTTTTAGGAAACATCTTCCTGAAAAACGGGTACGAACACTCAAGGACCAATTTGGTCAAGATAGGATGGTTGTGGTTGATGATGGACAGGATTAG
- a CDS encoding ABC transporter ATP-binding protein, producing the protein MSDFAIEIKNLVKKFDGFTLGPIDFSIPKGSIVGYIGQNGAGKSTTIKLLLGLLKKDSGEIKILGYDNPNSLELKDKIGVVFDDLLVPEEMTLVDLEKFCSRVYSKWDREFFYQLIKKFNLSEKQAIKSYSRGMRMKLSMAVALSHKAEILILDEATSGLDPIVREEILDFLLDFIQDENHTILISSHILSDLEKVADYIAFINDGKVLFVEPKDELKENYGICTLSNEEVENLDEEAIIGRRIHSFGQELLVRRNLVPDGIRLQKPSIEDIMIYFVKGGKR; encoded by the coding sequence ATGAGTGATTTTGCTATTGAAATCAAAAACTTGGTTAAAAAGTTTGATGGCTTTACATTAGGACCGATAGATTTTTCTATTCCTAAAGGCTCTATTGTCGGTTATATTGGCCAAAACGGTGCTGGTAAAAGTACAACCATAAAATTATTGTTAGGATTACTTAAGAAAGATTCAGGAGAAATTAAAATTTTAGGTTATGATAATCCTAATAGTCTTGAATTGAAAGATAAAATCGGAGTAGTGTTTGATGATTTATTAGTGCCGGAAGAAATGACACTTGTTGATTTGGAAAAATTTTGTTCAAGGGTATATTCAAAATGGGACAGAGAATTTTTCTATCAATTAATAAAAAAATTTAATTTATCTGAAAAACAGGCTATTAAAAGTTATTCTCGTGGAATGAGAATGAAATTATCGATGGCAGTAGCTTTATCTCATAAAGCAGAAATTCTCATTTTGGATGAAGCTACGAGTGGATTGGATCCGATTGTAAGGGAGGAAATTTTAGATTTTCTTCTTGACTTTATTCAAGATGAGAATCATACAATTTTAATATCGTCACATATCCTATCAGATTTAGAGAAAGTGGCGGATTATATTGCTTTTATCAATGATGGTAAAGTTCTTTTTGTTGAACCAAAGGATGAACTCAAAGAAAACTATGGTATCTGTACTTTATCTAATGAAGAAGTTGAAAATCTTGATGAGGAAGCCATAATTGGAAGAAGGATACACTCATTCGGACAAGAGTTGCTTGTAAGAAGAAATCTTGTTCCAGATGGAATCAGATTACAAAAACCATCTATCGAAGATATTATGATTTATTTTGTGAAAGGAGGTAAAAGATAA
- a CDS encoding L-threonylcarbamoyladenylate synthase encodes MMDRIRQELEKGGAVVLPTETVYGLFAKALDEKAVDHVYQLKRRPRDKALNLNVASLEDILHFSKNQPTYLEKIVEAFLPGPLTIILEANDRVPYWVNSGLSTVGFRMPSYPITLDLIRETGPLIGPSANISGQASGVTFAQILEDFDQEVLGLEDDASLTGQDSTILDLSGDKVKILRQGAIKREDILARLPEISFEEE; translated from the coding sequence ATGATGGACAGGATTAGACAAGAGTTGGAAAAGGGCGGAGCTGTTGTTTTGCCTACAGAGACAGTTTATGGTCTCTTTGCTAAGGCCTTAGACGAAAAAGCTGTCGACCATGTTTACCAACTCAAACGTCGTCCTAGAGATAAGGCACTCAATCTTAATGTCGCTTCTCTAGAGGACATCTTGCACTTTTCAAAGAATCAGCCAACTTATCTAGAAAAAATTGTAGAGGCCTTTTTACCGGGTCCCTTGACCATTATCCTCGAAGCCAATGACCGAGTTCCCTATTGGGTCAATTCTGGTCTTTCAACGGTGGGATTTCGGATGCCGAGTTATCCCATTACACTGGATTTGATTCGAGAGACAGGACCCTTGATTGGGCCGTCTGCCAATATCTCGGGTCAGGCGAGTGGAGTGACCTTTGCTCAAATTCTAGAGGATTTTGACCAAGAGGTTTTGGGTCTGGAGGACGATGCTTCTTTAACTGGACAGGATTCGACGATTTTGGATTTGTCTGGAGATAAGGTGAAAATCTTACGCCAGGGGGCGATTAAGCGAGAAGATATTCTTGCTCGGTTGCCAGAGATTTCTTTTGAGGAGGAATGA
- the glyA gene encoding serine hydroxymethyltransferase, with the protein MIFDKDDFKAYDADLWNAIAKEEERQQNNIELIASENVVSKAVMAAQGSILTNKYAEGYPGRRYYGGTDVVDVVETLAIERAKEIFGAKFANVQPHSGSQANCAAYMALIEPGDTVMGMDLAAGGHLTHGAPVSFSGQTYNFVSYSVDPETELLDFDAILKQAQEVKPKLIVAGASAYSQIIDFSKFREIADAVGAKLMVDMAHIAGLVAAGLHPSPVPYAHITTTTTHKTLRGPRGGLILTNDEDLAKKINSAIFPGIQGGPLEHVVAAKAVSFKEVLDPAFKEYAANVIKNSKAMVEVFLQDPDFRIISGGTENHLFLVDVTKVVENGKVAQNLLDEVNITLNKNSIPYETLSPFKTSGIRIGAAAITARGFGEEESRKVAELIIKTLKNAENEAVLEEVRSAVKELTDAFPLYED; encoded by the coding sequence ATGATTTTTGACAAAGACGATTTTAAAGCATACGATGCTGATCTCTGGAATGCTATTGCCAAAGAAGAAGAACGCCAACAAAACAATATCGAGTTGATTGCTTCGGAAAACGTGGTTTCCAAGGCTGTTATGGCAGCTCAAGGGTCTATCTTGACAAACAAATATGCCGAGGGTTACCCAGGACGTCGTTATTATGGTGGAACTGATGTAGTAGACGTGGTAGAAACTCTAGCTATTGAACGTGCAAAAGAAATTTTCGGTGCTAAATTCGCCAATGTCCAACCTCACTCAGGAAGCCAAGCCAACTGTGCGGCTTACATGGCCTTGATTGAGCCAGGTGATACCGTTATGGGGATGGATTTGGCAGCAGGTGGACACTTGACCCACGGAGCTCCAGTTAGCTTCTCTGGTCAAACCTACAACTTTGTTTCTTACAGTGTGGATCCTGAAACGGAACTCTTGGACTTTGATGCAATCTTGAAACAAGCCCAAGAAGTAAAACCAAAACTAATCGTAGCAGGTGCATCAGCTTATTCTCAAATTATCGACTTCTCAAAATTCCGTGAAATCGCAGATGCTGTTGGGGCTAAGCTTATGGTCGATATGGCCCATATCGCTGGTTTGGTTGCAGCTGGACTTCATCCAAGCCCAGTACCATACGCTCATATCACTACAACAACGACCCACAAAACCCTTCGTGGACCGCGTGGTGGTTTGATCTTGACAAATGATGAGGACCTAGCTAAGAAAATCAACTCAGCTATTTTCCCAGGTATTCAAGGCGGTCCTTTAGAGCATGTTGTTGCTGCTAAGGCGGTTTCATTCAAAGAAGTTTTGGACCCAGCCTTCAAGGAATATGCTGCTAATGTCATCAAAAACAGCAAGGCTATGGTTGAAGTCTTCTTGCAAGACCCTGATTTCCGTATCATCTCAGGTGGTACTGAAAATCATCTCTTCCTAGTGGATGTGACTAAGGTTGTAGAAAACGGAAAAGTGGCTCAAAACTTGCTGGATGAAGTTAATATTACCCTAAATAAAAACTCAATTCCATACGAAACCTTGTCACCATTCAAGACAAGTGGAATTCGTATCGGAGCAGCAGCCATCACTGCACGTGGATTTGGTGAAGAAGAAAGCCGTAAAGTGGCTGAACTCATCATTAAAACCCTTAAAAATGCAGAAAATGAGGCTGTATTAGAAGAAGTGAGAAGTGCGGTCAAAGAATTGACAGATGCCTTCCCACTATACGAGGACTAA
- a CDS encoding DUF1002 domain-containing protein, protein MRKKFFLTSAAVLWAVTAMTSVHAATDVQKVIDETYVQPEYVLGSSLSEDQKNQTLSKLGYDASKDTKDIKTMTPDIYSKIMNVANDASLQLYSSAKIQKLGDKSPLEVKIETPENITKVTQDMYRNAAVTLGVEHAKITVAAPIPVTGESALAGIYYSLEANGAKVPQANKDLAQEELKALSDINAENKDKSGYDANKLNVALADIKAGIAKAKEAKGNLTEEDVRKIVEDTLKNYKLDQVITGNQVNIIINFALNLSKSDILNNADFTKTLNDLKESIVSQAGDSFKNINLNFDANKALEDGGNFFSSLWQAIVNFFKSFGA, encoded by the coding sequence ATGAGAAAGAAATTCTTTCTAACAAGTGCTGCAGTATTGTGGGCCGTAACAGCTATGACGAGTGTCCACGCAGCAACTGATGTTCAAAAAGTAATCGATGAAACCTATGTACAACCCGAATATGTCCTAGGTTCTTCTCTATCTGAAGACCAGAAAAACCAAACTCTTAGCAAACTTGGCTATGACGCATCAAAAGACACCAAAGATATCAAAACTATGACACCTGATATCTATTCGAAAATTATGAATGTGGCTAATGATGCTAGTCTACAGCTCTATTCATCAGCCAAGATTCAAAAGCTGGGGGATAAGTCGCCTCTAGAAGTCAAGATTGAAACGCCTGAAAATATCACCAAGGTGACGCAAGATATGTACCGTAACGCAGCAGTGACGCTGGGAGTGGAGCATGCCAAAATCACAGTTGCAGCTCCTATTCCAGTTACAGGAGAGAGCGCCCTAGCAGGGATTTACTACTCGTTAGAGGCCAATGGTGCCAAAGTACCGCAAGCTAATAAAGACTTGGCCCAAGAGGAGCTAAAAGCCTTATCAGATATCAATGCTGAAAACAAGGACAAGTCAGGGTACGATGCCAATAAACTCAATGTCGCTTTGGCAGATATCAAGGCAGGAATCGCAAAGGCAAAAGAAGCCAAAGGCAATCTGACAGAAGAAGATGTTCGCAAAATTGTAGAAGACACACTAAAAAACTACAAACTCGATCAGGTTATAACAGGAAACCAGGTCAATATCATCATCAATTTTGCACTCAACCTTTCAAAGAGTGACATTTTGAACAATGCTGATTTCACTAAAACCCTAAATGACCTCAAGGAAAGTATTGTTTCCCAAGCTGGAGATAGTTTTAAAAATATCAATCTCAACTTTGATGCCAATAAAGCGCTGGAAGACGGGGGCAACTTCTTTAGCTCCCTTTGGCAAGCCATTGTCAACTTCTTCAAGAGTTTTGGTGCTTAG
- a CDS encoding nucleoid-associated protein codes for MDIYIKKAIIHQFSPDETELFLADKFLNITPKIEEYLRKKIERVYSDEAKTGIFEEENPFFNHITDDLVETSVTLANLWKEEFSISENLKTNDLVFVQFSKEGVEHFAFLRIALRETLIHLGGEVDNPIKLTQNNLPGFGTGADEALVVNLQSRKYHLIEKRIKYNGTFLNYFSENLLAVAPKISPKKSIKELEKTAQRIAESFNTDDFQFQSKVKSAIFNNLEESNELSPEKLANDLFDNNLTARLSFIDQVKEAVPEPVQFDEIDASRQLKKFENQKLSLSNGIELIVPNNVYQDAQSVEFIQNDNGTYSILIKNIEDIQSK; via the coding sequence ATGGACATTTATATTAAGAAAGCTATTATCCATCAGTTCAGCCCAGATGAAACCGAGCTGTTTCTAGCGGATAAGTTTCTCAATATCACTCCAAAAATCGAGGAATACCTGCGTAAAAAAATTGAACGTGTGTATTCAGATGAAGCTAAGACTGGGATTTTCGAAGAAGAAAATCCCTTCTTCAATCACATCACAGACGATTTGGTGGAGACATCAGTAACACTGGCTAATCTATGGAAAGAGGAGTTTAGCATTTCTGAAAATCTCAAGACCAATGACTTGGTTTTTGTTCAGTTTTCTAAAGAAGGCGTTGAACATTTTGCTTTCTTGCGAATTGCCCTGCGCGAGACCTTGATCCACCTCGGTGGAGAAGTTGATAATCCAATCAAGCTGACTCAGAATAACCTGCCTGGATTTGGAACGGGGGCTGATGAGGCTTTGGTGGTCAATCTTCAAAGCCGCAAGTACCATCTCATCGAAAAACGCATCAAGTACAATGGGACTTTTTTGAACTACTTTTCAGAAAATCTCCTAGCTGTTGCACCTAAGATTTCGCCAAAAAAATCCATCAAGGAACTGGAAAAAACGGCCCAGAGAATTGCAGAGTCCTTTAACACAGATGATTTTCAATTTCAATCCAAGGTCAAATCAGCGATTTTCAACAATCTTGAAGAAAGCAATGAACTGTCACCTGAAAAATTGGCTAATGACCTTTTTGACAACAATCTGACAGCTCGTTTGAGCTTTATCGACCAAGTCAAGGAAGCCGTACCAGAACCAGTCCAGTTTGATGAAATTGATGCCAGTCGTCAGCTCAAGAAATTTGAAAATCAAAAACTTTCCTTGTCAAATGGAATTGAACTCATCGTTCCCAATAACGTCTATCAAGATGCGCAGTCTGTTGAGTTTATCCAAAATGACAATGGAACCTATTCTATCTTAATCAAAAATATCGAGGATATTCAAAGTAAATAA
- a CDS encoding GntR family transcriptional regulator encodes MNIQIDNSSDNPIYLQIKNQIKAQIISGELKVGEQLPSIRFLAKELRVSMITAKRAFDELELDGFINSVQGKGNFVAAQNKELIREEYLKRIESKMQDILELSAIAGVTNDELVEMFSSYMEGKYE; translated from the coding sequence GTGAATATACAGATTGATAATTCAAGTGATAATCCGATTTATTTACAGATTAAAAATCAAATAAAAGCTCAGATTATTTCGGGAGAATTAAAGGTTGGCGAGCAATTACCATCAATCAGATTTTTAGCTAAAGAACTTCGAGTGAGTATGATAACTGCTAAAAGAGCTTTTGATGAGCTAGAACTTGATGGTTTCATTAATTCAGTTCAAGGTAAAGGTAATTTTGTTGCAGCTCAAAATAAAGAGCTTATTCGAGAAGAATATTTGAAACGAATCGAATCAAAGATGCAAGATATTCTTGAGCTTTCAGCGATTGCAGGTGTTACCAATGATGAGTTGGTAGAGATGTTTAGTAGTTATATGGAGGGAAAATATGAGTGA